Proteins from a genomic interval of Ndongobacter massiliensis:
- the rpsR gene encoding 30S ribosomal protein S18: MQNRRFRPRRKVCQFCKDKNKTIDYKNVDSLMPFISERGKILPRRVTGTCAKHQRDVNTAIKRARHIALIPYEAK; the protein is encoded by the coding sequence ATGCAGAACAGAAGATTTCGTCCGCGCAGAAAGGTATGCCAATTCTGCAAGGATAAGAATAAAACGATCGATTATAAAAACGTGGATTCGCTGATGCCTTTTATCAGTGAACGCGGAAAGATCTTGCCGCGTCGTGTCACGGGCACTTGTGCGAAACATCAACGCGATGTCAACACGGCAATTAAGCGGGCGCGTCATATCGCGCTGATTCCGTACGAAGCCAAGTAA
- a CDS encoding nucleoside-diphosphate sugar epimerase/dehydratase, with amino-acid sequence MAGNPREEKKQQRVLQHWQIVALCLAFYDICVMHFAYFLGLWLRFDFVFSQIPQFYLDAYLTFMPIYTLGSLLIFLVFHLYRFMWQFASFKELWRILSACLLTTVFHVVGTLLFVRRMPISYYLVGAVAQTVLMVLIRFSYRFFIREQLERSRRNPERKVKRAMIIGAGFAGQMILRELLHNRSLGVVPCCIIDDDPNKLNRSIEGIPIVGTREDILYNAKFYKIDQILYAIPSASSEEKREILGVCKESGCELKTLPSLSQLVSGDVLLSRMKPVDVADLLGREPISVNLEEIGGYLTDKTVLVTGAGGSIGSELCRQIAAHHPKKLLLFDIYENNVYAIDLELKECDPHLDCTPLIGSVQDLRRLDRIFDRYRPDLVYHAAAHKHVPLMEGSPCESIKNNVVGTYNTACMALKYGAKRFVLISTDKAVNPTNIMGASKRLCEMVIQSLNEVSMEGAEDSLPRLYAALGGVAPANFARKIAPGKTEFVAVRFGNVLESNGSVIPIFKHQIEQGGPVTVTHPDIIRYFMTIPEAVRLVLQAGAYAKGGELFVLNMGNPVKIDSLARNLIRLSGYQPDVDIKIVYTGLRPGEKLYEEPLMDEENMGTTANRLIFIGQPLTFNRQEFFEQLIELSKAAYENCADMKLLVSKVVTTYRPDERGEEE; translated from the coding sequence GTGGCGGGTAATCCTAGGGAAGAAAAAAAGCAGCAGCGCGTGCTGCAGCATTGGCAGATCGTGGCGCTCTGTTTAGCGTTTTACGATATATGCGTCATGCACTTCGCCTACTTTCTCGGTCTTTGGCTGCGCTTTGATTTTGTATTTTCACAAATCCCGCAGTTCTATTTGGATGCCTACCTCACCTTTATGCCCATTTACACCCTGGGCAGCCTGCTGATCTTTCTCGTCTTTCACCTCTACCGATTTATGTGGCAGTTTGCCAGCTTTAAGGAATTGTGGCGCATTCTTTCCGCCTGTTTGTTGACAACCGTTTTCCACGTCGTCGGGACGCTTCTTTTTGTGCGGCGCATGCCGATCTCGTACTACCTGGTTGGTGCGGTCGCGCAGACGGTCTTAATGGTGCTGATTCGTTTTTCCTATCGATTTTTTATACGCGAGCAACTGGAGCGCAGTCGCCGCAATCCGGAGCGAAAGGTCAAACGGGCGATGATAATCGGCGCGGGCTTTGCCGGACAGATGATCTTGCGGGAACTGTTGCATAATCGCTCATTGGGTGTGGTGCCCTGTTGTATCATTGATGACGATCCGAATAAATTGAATCGTTCCATTGAAGGGATTCCCATTGTCGGGACGCGGGAAGACATTCTGTATAACGCAAAATTCTATAAAATTGATCAGATCCTGTACGCCATTCCATCCGCTTCTTCGGAAGAAAAGCGCGAAATTCTGGGCGTTTGCAAGGAATCCGGCTGCGAATTAAAGACGCTGCCGAGTCTGTCACAATTGGTGAGCGGGGACGTCCTGCTTAGTCGCATGAAGCCGGTGGACGTGGCGGATTTGCTGGGACGCGAGCCTATTTCGGTGAATCTGGAGGAAATCGGCGGCTATCTTACCGACAAAACGGTATTGGTTACGGGGGCAGGCGGCTCAATCGGCAGCGAACTGTGCCGTCAGATTGCGGCACATCACCCGAAAAAACTGTTGCTTTTTGACATTTATGAGAACAATGTCTATGCCATTGATTTGGAACTCAAAGAATGCGATCCGCATCTGGATTGTACGCCATTGATCGGCTCAGTGCAGGACTTGCGTCGTTTAGACCGCATTTTTGACCGATATCGGCCGGATCTTGTCTATCATGCGGCAGCGCACAAACATGTGCCGCTGATGGAAGGAAGTCCCTGCGAGTCCATCAAAAACAACGTTGTGGGAACGTACAATACCGCGTGTATGGCTCTGAAATACGGTGCCAAGCGCTTTGTGTTAATTTCCACGGACAAGGCGGTCAATCCGACGAATATCATGGGAGCAAGCAAGCGATTGTGCGAGATGGTCATTCAAAGTCTCAATGAGGTTTCGATGGAGGGCGCGGAAGATTCGTTGCCGCGACTCTATGCGGCGTTGGGTGGAGTGGCGCCGGCAAACTTTGCCCGGAAAATTGCGCCCGGAAAAACGGAATTTGTCGCCGTGCGCTTCGGCAATGTCTTGGAGAGTAACGGGTCAGTCATTCCGATTTTCAAACATCAGATTGAGCAGGGCGGACCGGTGACAGTGACCCATCCCGATATTATTCGTTACTTTATGACGATTCCCGAAGCCGTGCGATTAGTGCTGCAAGCGGGCGCCTATGCCAAGGGCGGGGAACTCTTTGTTTTGAACATGGGCAATCCGGTGAAAATTGATTCCCTGGCGCGCAATCTCATTCGTCTCTCGGGTTATCAGCCGGATGTGGACATTAAGATCGTGTATACGGGACTGCGCCCCGGTGAAAAGCTCTATGAGGAACCGCTCATGGATGAAGAAAATATGGGGACAACGGCAAACCGCCTGATCTTTATCGGGCAGCCGCTTACTTTCAACAGGCAAGAATTTTTTGAGCAGCTCATTGAATTGTCAAAGGCCGCTTATGAAAACTGCGCGGATATGAAGTTGCTCGTGTCCAAGGTTGTGACGACGTATCGCCCAGATGAACGGGGTGAGGAAGAGTAG
- a CDS encoding DegT/DnrJ/EryC1/StrS aminotransferase family protein, whose translation MKISFSPPDITEREIDEVAEALRSGWITTGPRTKELERRLAEFCGASRAVCLNSQTAAAEMCLRLLGVGPGDEVITSAYTYTATASVIEHVGAKIVFADLTPNSFEMDYDAVESLITDRTKVIIPVDIGGVPCDYDRVFSLVEKHKRQFHPNNALQEAFGRIIVLADTAHSLGATISTPENGVVHTGAIADFSAFSFHAVKNFTTAEGGALLWRAHPGLSDEDLYKQLQLLSLHGQNKDALAKTKLGAWEYDILSTAYKCNMTDIQAAIGLVQLDRYPGMLARRRSIIERYDAAFQPLGVWSMPHFTERHASSGHLYIARIPDCDVERRNCLIEAMAKRGIACNVHYKPLPMMTAYKNLGFSISDFPHAYAFYENEITLPLHTKLIDEEVEYIIHNFVEVLQTVA comes from the coding sequence ATGAAAATTTCTTTTTCTCCACCGGATATTACGGAACGGGAAATTGACGAAGTTGCGGAAGCCCTGCGCTCCGGTTGGATTACGACCGGTCCGCGGACAAAGGAATTGGAACGGCGTTTGGCAGAATTTTGTGGCGCGTCCCGCGCAGTTTGTCTGAATTCGCAGACGGCGGCGGCGGAAATGTGTCTGCGATTGTTGGGCGTGGGACCCGGTGATGAAGTCATTACAAGCGCCTACACATACACTGCGACGGCGTCGGTAATTGAACACGTCGGGGCGAAAATCGTATTTGCTGATTTGACACCCAACTCGTTTGAGATGGATTATGATGCCGTTGAATCGCTGATCACGGACCGCACAAAGGTCATTATTCCGGTTGACATCGGCGGCGTTCCTTGTGATTATGACCGCGTCTTTTCGCTGGTGGAGAAGCATAAGCGACAGTTCCATCCGAATAACGCACTTCAGGAAGCATTCGGGCGCATCATCGTATTGGCGGACACGGCACATTCCTTGGGGGCGACGATTTCTACGCCGGAGAACGGCGTGGTTCATACGGGCGCTATCGCCGATTTTTCTGCTTTTTCTTTTCATGCGGTAAAGAATTTTACGACGGCGGAGGGAGGAGCGCTCTTGTGGCGTGCGCACCCGGGGCTATCGGATGAAGATCTTTACAAACAGCTGCAGCTTTTATCGCTGCATGGACAAAATAAGGATGCATTGGCAAAAACAAAGTTGGGTGCTTGGGAGTATGATATTCTCTCGACCGCTTATAAGTGCAATATGACGGACATTCAGGCCGCGATCGGTTTGGTGCAGTTAGATCGCTATCCGGGCATGCTGGCACGCCGTCGGTCTATTATTGAGCGCTACGATGCTGCATTTCAACCGTTGGGGGTGTGGAGTATGCCGCACTTCACCGAACGGCATGCTTCGTCGGGACACTTGTACATCGCTCGCATTCCGGATTGTGATGTTGAACGGCGCAACTGTTTGATTGAAGCCATGGCGAAGCGAGGCATTGCTTGCAATGTACATTATAAGCCCTTACCGATGATGACGGCGTATAAAAATCTTGGCTTTTCCATCTCGGATTTCCCGCATGCCTATGCGTTTTACGAAAATGAAATTACACTACCCCTTCATACGAAGTTGATAGATGAAGAGGTGGAGTACATTATTCATAATTTTGTCGAGGTGTTGCAGACGGTGGCTTAA
- a CDS encoding sugar transferase: protein MLRKWDNLPAELKTDAVRPYYEILTKKKGSLIAKRIFDIIVSFLLLLLLSPLFLVLAIAIKFDSPGPVFFRQVRVTQYGRTFRIFKFRTMVQNAEQLGAKVTGHQDARITKIGQKLRRYRLDEIPQLLDVFRGTMSFVGTRPETPNYVAQYTDEMRATLLLPAGVTSLASIRFKDEADLLAGVADIDTAYVQEVLPRKMAYNLQSLREYSFWGDCKLMLQTVAAVWRK from the coding sequence ATGTTGCGAAAATGGGACAATTTACCGGCTGAGCTGAAAACGGATGCGGTACGACCCTATTATGAAATTTTGACAAAGAAAAAAGGAAGCCTTATCGCTAAACGGATTTTTGACATCATCGTCTCTTTTCTGTTGCTGCTGCTTCTGTCGCCGTTATTTCTCGTTCTCGCGATCGCGATCAAGTTCGATTCGCCGGGGCCTGTTTTTTTCAGGCAAGTGCGGGTCACGCAGTACGGGCGCACCTTTCGCATTTTTAAGTTTCGAACAATGGTGCAGAACGCAGAACAGTTGGGGGCAAAAGTCACCGGACATCAGGATGCAAGGATCACAAAAATCGGACAAAAACTGCGCCGCTATCGCCTCGATGAAATTCCACAGCTTCTGGATGTATTCCGCGGAACGATGAGTTTTGTGGGCACTCGTCCGGAAACGCCCAACTACGTGGCGCAGTATACCGATGAGATGCGGGCGACGCTCTTGTTGCCGGCGGGCGTGACTTCGCTTGCGAGTATTCGCTTTAAGGATGAGGCGGATTTGCTTGCCGGAGTGGCAGATATCGATACAGCCTATGTGCAGGAGGTCCTGCCGCGGAAGATGGCGTATAATCTCCAAAGTCTACGAGAGTACAGTTTTTGGGGTGACTGTAAATTGATGTTGCAAACGGTGGCAGCCGTGTGGAGGAAATAG